In Alosa sapidissima isolate fAloSap1 chromosome 4, fAloSap1.pri, whole genome shotgun sequence, the following are encoded in one genomic region:
- the LOC121707754 gene encoding growth arrest and DNA damage-inducible protein GADD45 gamma-like, whose product MNVDPDNVAFCVLATDEEYECDIALQIHFTLIQAFCFDNDINIVRVNDIERLVGIVGTDESEAPKDAHCILVTSPNVDSWKDPALDKLRLFCEES is encoded by the exons ATGAATGT TGATCCAGACAATGTGGCATTCTGCGTGTTAGCGACTGACGAGGAGTACGAATGCGACATTGCCCTCCAGATTCACTTCACCCTCATCCAGGCTTTTTGCTTTGACAACGACATCAACATCGTGAGGGTGAATGACATCGAGCGCCTTGTCGGTATTGTTGGCACTGACGAGTCGGAGGCACCTAAAGACGCTCACTGTATTCTTGTCACG AGCCCAAATGTGGACTCGTGGAAGGATCCTGCTTTAGACAAACTCCGACTGTTCTGCGAAGAGAGCTGA